aaaatatagacGTGGATTTTTGaagtattcaatatttttataacaacggTAAGATAAAATCTACTTATAATGGTAAAGCTGCTCGCGGAGGTATATACAGAGCCTTCATACGTAAGAAAGGCTTCGAGGGAGGTTGTGTCTAGAAGTTTAgctattatatctattttttacCGCCAATGGTTCAATACAAGGTGTAGTTGTCTATTTGAAGTTCATTTCATCCAAGGTACAAGTCTCTGTAAGGGTGACAGCGGTGGTGGGTACGCCTTCCCCTTCAAGCTTAACGGCCGCACCAGGTACTACCTCCGCGGTGTCGTGTCCACAAGCCCACCGCTGCCTCTAGGATTGTCATGCAACATATACACGTACACGAGCTTCACGGATATCATGCAACACAAAAGAATCATCATGACGCATATGCATTGACTTTTAAAGCTATTttgatgtgaaaaaaaattgttcatagtaatcaaaaaatgttgtaaatttgtacctATGGGAGACGTGTCATTGAAAAGGGGGATTCTGATTAATAGACTGTGTTTCGatgacagataaaaaaaatatctaatgacaggtttttttttttttaataaaaataattcaaatgtatatatacattttatctatattagtAAGTGTTTTGTTAcactgaaaatttatataaaaatgtacggatgtatatatgtagacatctttatttcgtaaaatttttgttacgtGTTAGATGACATGTCTGttgtaattgtataaatataatgttttttaacatagcatgttttactttttattgagagctcattttttttttaaacgtaacaAAGTGCTACGGAAATGTggtattttacatattattttttattggatCTAATACGGGTTTAACTGAAATGGTTTGCCTATTAAAGTAGTATTAGTTAATCAATTGTTTAAAGCCCCACAATCCATGTATGTAGTATGCATTTTTTGAACGAATATAAGAGGCTTAAGGCGAAACAGTGACAAAAATAGATAAACTAGcgatttaattatgaattgaAATGAGTTactatagaaaatattgaataagaaaatcatagacacgattttatttttcgatcATCCATGGAGTGTCGCTTTAGAAGTTGCAGTCTCAATTCAGTTCAGTAGTTCATTCAATTCAGTACTTAgagaaatttttttacttttatttgaatacatattttaaatataagaattttttttattgcttttcgcattttcctataaaaaaaaacagcctCACAATCCCATAATTAATGGCTTTCGTCCGTGAAAATGTCCTTTGCATTCTgcaatgtcatttaaaattcaatagacGCGAAGGACGAAACATTCTTTTACAACTAActgtagtttaatatttacaatgctgcaaattaaatatggaattactatttatatttttttaatctgtgctTACTAATGAGAactgtgaaataaaatgtttctttaggtttttttgtttttcctaaAAATACCTTCATTTGGtacattgttaaaaatttgaaaatgattATCTAGATTCTAGGACTCTAGAGCAACACTTTTTTTCATGCTAAGGcctcattcgcactggaatagTGGAATATTCTGCcgatgtcaacgtttttatttgtcgaACGAATTACGATCTTGAGTACTGTGTGGGGGAAACACGAAGAAGTTTATAGAAGGGtagaaaattacattttgtcTTAAATAGAAACTAGTAGAAAATTGcactttaaaatgatttgttgACAGAaagagaattatataaatttaaattttggtttaagGATCGCTAACTTTTTCTCCTATTCTTTCGGGCACACAAAGTAACCTACGATATAAACAGGTgttgaaacttttttaaaatagagcCTTAATCTGAACTTAACCTAAGCCTTTCACCTAAATTATACAACATTATTGATAAAGTCctctaaaatgttatttatatagtgaACAATATTTACgagatatgtttatttaattattattgtcaaGGACAACACGATCAGCAGAAAAAAGGTTTTCgtttgaaaaactaaaaaaaaaattcgaattatttttcaaattcaaaatacgTCAGTTGTCATGGCAACGGTTTTCAAATGAAGCAAAACAAAACGagtgtgattttatttacgttgTGATCTTGATTGCTTAAAAATGTCCTGTTTGAGCAGTTTTGATAGCGAGGCTGTTGGTTTTGACTCGGCTTCAGATGACAAGAAGCCGATGAGGACGAATTCCTCACAGACAACCGAGTTTAGTGAGGGAGGGATGGGTTCACAGACTAATATGTCTAAAGATATTGGATGTCTGGCCCAACCGGAAGATATAAAACCTACTGAGGCCCAGGAATATCCACCGCCAGGCCTAAACGAGTTCCTCAGGAGGGTGGTGCCAGCAATGATGGACCAATTGGACCAAAATAATACGGAGTTCCTCAATAATTCATCAGATTCTGACGAGGAAGAGGTTATAGGTGCTAGGTTGTTCCAGGAAATGCAGCTCAGAGACGGAATCGGGGCCGGCGATCACGAAACCTCCATATTGGGAGTTACTTGGAGCAGCGCTGGCAACTCCCTGGCTGTTTCCATCGGCCAATTGCACCATGAAACTTTCTGTCAGACGTCCGGCATAATAAAAGTGTTTACGTTGAAGAGAAGCGAAGATAAATTTGTTCATTCGTTGGATATCAGTGAGAATAATTGCGTAACTGTTCTCAAGTACCATCCTAACGTGGCAGCTCTTCTCGCGTATGGCACAACTTCCGGGGAAGTTGTATTATGTAATTTGAGGAACGGAAGTTTGGATGAAGGCACCCAATTGACGTCTCCGGCGGGTTGTCACGGGTCGAGGCGAGTATCGGCCTTGCAGTGGGCGGACGCGCCGTTAGCTAACATATACTTGTTGATGCAGATCCATAATAAAGGCAAGCGCCGTGGTGCAGCAGATCAGGTAAGTTGAAAAGCTATCACGTATTAGACGTCTTCCTAATCTTTAAATAGTATCAGCGGTCATTACCTATCCTAACACACattgttatttacataatttatacaaaattaatttgttattttaaactataggTTCTGTTCTCGTCTGGTTGCGACGGGACTCTGAACGCGTGGCAAGTGAACTCTCATTCTAAAGTTTTCGAAAACataatttgttacaatataaacGGCTCCAAAAAGGTTCCGGTGCCAGATATAACCTGCTTCGACTTCTTCAAGAGCTACCCGCTGCGATCAGCGGAGGAAAAGAGTTACAATGACGTGTTTGTTGTTGGAGCTAGAAGCGGCCAGCTCTTTTTGTGCAAAGTAACGCCCCAAACCGACAGTGACCCGGTCTACGAGGTTCTGCAACCTCATGGGACGTGCGTCCTGGATGTGTCGTTCAGTTTCCAAAGACCAGGAATCTTCGTCTCCATTTCCACGGATTCGGAAGTGCGGGTGTACGATATCAACCAGAACAGTCCGTTGAGGGTAATCAAAAACATTAGCCTgccgtaaattttatttgttaaaaactatttcttagtggttcatttatattttttccacagATAATATGTCTGGATATTCCGATCTGTTGCATGAGCTGGCTGTGTGGCCCGTGCGTGGTGCTGGGTCTGGCTGGATGCGACGAGCTGTTGCGTGTTTACAACATCTGTAGCGGACGGGCGGTGCCTGTCAGCGGTTTGGCGGGAAACGCTACTGTCACTTGCGTCGCTGTCAGCCAGAGCGggtgagaatttttttttaaacattattcgttatagaataaatattaaaatgcattGTCTTATGCAGTGTTGCCTGAAAactgaaatgatttttaactAATTCCCAGTTCCTGTCGCATCGCGGCCGGAGACGGCAGCGGCGCTCTCCACCTATACGAACTGCCGTCTCGACGGATGAGGCTGACGGCCGAGGACTTGgacttttgattttaatattattataaataaaacgagcaTTGAAAcctctttgtttatttaataaaaattacaatcaaaCTATTCACACCACCCGCCACTTCCCAGGCACCGCGATCGCACAGCCGCCGTCCGTCTGGAAGGGAGTCTGTGTTAAATGAGTTGagaattgacaaaaaaaaatttggttattttttttttctttttgtttcgaACAGAATTAAACTAACACAACCCAAGAGAGTAACTAATTTCAgtattatgtatattcttgagttataaatagtgtaactaacataactttatttatgtctgtgtgtgtgtaccTGTCACTGCTTGGTCCTCCTGCTGGGCTCGGTGGCCGTGGGCGGCGGCGGAGGCCCCTTCTTGTCCAGCTCCTCGAGGTAGCCCATGATGATCGCCTGGCGCTCGTCCGGGATGTGCTCCAGGGCCGTGTATCTGTGACAGACACCACGTTACATACTATGTCACACGCACGTGTTTGTTGTGGTAGCTTCGACACTGCCCCggactatatatttatttatatttatgtattatctgtgcgtgtgttttttttatgacaaaaggGGGGCAATGATTGATGGACGTAGTTACCgccgcccatggacatccgtaatataatttttcggaTACGTTGCCCCCATTACTCGGGGAAGAGGgataggaaagggtgggaataggcaaaagggcaaccggctctctcactcatgggacgaaacgcagccattaaaggctactcCCCGCCGATCTTCCGTGAGAGGGCGGTACTTCCCCGGCCGAGCCGGCCCatttcgagctgtagtaatgAAAGTGTGCGTGTGTTCGTGTCCATACCTGGCGTCGTGTTTGATGGTGTCGTGCAGGGCGGTGAGCGCCTGCGGGCCGTCCCTGACCGCGGCCAGGGTCCTGTGTGTGATCGCCCTGGTCTCCAGGAGCAGCTGTCTCAGAGCCGTCTTGGCATTGCTCTGTTTGTCCCTCTGGTAGTCACGGAACTCTCGCTCCATctgtgatataatttaatgagagttaaataatgtacattatatatatatatatatgtatttccgGATATGTATTTCCggaaagtcgtggtggcctggaggttaaaggccagcctctcacacgtgaaggcgcgggttcgaaacctggcgagtaccaatgtgatctgttccgagtcatatgtattttctaagagtattcagacaccactgacggaccgtgaaggaaaacatcgtgaggaaacctggtcttataatatcaaattataagtttgaaatcgccaacccgtcttgagcgagcgtggtgattaatgctctaaccttctccatatgagaagaggcctttgctcagcagcgGGCTCAGAtgggctgatgatgatgatgtattTCCggtatacttattattatgtatttgagTCTATAAACTAACTGTCACGAAAATTctctttataattatctattgAGTTCTATAGAAAGGGGTTCAGCGTGACAAACAAAGTGCTTGTAAGATAcaacatttcttatatatatgtatgaacatAACAATTTGTATCCAAACCGACCTGGGCGGCGCTCTTGTATGTTGGCGCGGCTGGATTCTCCTGGAGCTGGGTCTTAACGTCCTTCCACTGCGCCGTGGAGTCCACACCCAGCTCAGCCAGCATGGCCCGGAGCTTGTCGCGCCTCTTGTTAGACACGACGCTGATGTGCTGGCTGAATAGACGCtcctgaaaaatatatacatttacaacCACGCCGTCGAAACAAGatagaaaatgtaaacaaaatccATTTCCAAGCATAGACGGATAGACCAATAATGTTTGATGTCCAAAGACATTTCTAGATTGTTATTAGTTGTTACAAACAATTTTCtcacattattatttcatatagaaGAATAATGATTACTTTTAATGCAATGTtattgacatataaaaaaataaatgaacatcgccggggcactATCGTTGTATGAAtagaatatcatataacgagtgacgccgctgactccgcggaacacCGAGCCGTGAACCAGGAGATTCCTgacaccacacaagctatgggaTGGGATTGCTGTCCTGACATCGGCAGTCATGTAGTCTTAGTATAGGTTgtgagttttaatatgtaattcttattataatacacatatcagtaagtttcgtagttttcctggaacttGTGGCTGCCgccatttataatttaaataattaaatcgtcCGCAGGTCACCTCCCTCCCTCACAGAATTATTCTAAAAGTACTTAGTaaactataacaaaaaaaaataatacgtaattaatatatatattaattacgtatttatttgtttagtatttagccctatatatatatatatatatatatatatatataaacaaataaattcggTTGAAATGTAAGGCAGACCACAGACTATGCACGCTGCTAGGTGTCGGTCTTGTCTATGACACTAACGGAAAAATCTCTGTTATACTAGCTCTGCTCTTTACACATTTCGTTTCGTACCTTATCGTCCTTGCTGAGCTCCTCGGCCAGGCTGTACCTGTGGTCCTTCTTCAGCTGTTTCTTCGCCTCCCGCCAGGTCAGGTCCGGGTTCCGCACCAGATCAGCCAGGAGGGCATTGAAGTGCTGGAACATATgaaacgataaaatatataaaacgtcgggagtgcgtaggttttaaaaataattaaatacgcgCAGTAATCCGtaaatattaacttcatatgtatgtacaatacttatatatatatacatactacaTCGTGTTCCCTAGATCTCACCTGCACAGCCTCGTCCCTCTTGTGGTACTCTCTCTCCTTGTCCCTGTCCCGGAGGCTGGTGGCCAGCGCCCGCTGCACCTGCCTCTCCCTCTCCTTGATGGAGGCCTGCGCCCTCGCCGCCCTCAGCTTAGCCGCCTCGCTCTCCTTCGTAGCCTCCTCGGTCTCGGAGTTCTCGGGCACGTCCTGGTGTTTCAGTCGCATGTTACCGGTCGATTTAACAATGTGCAGCTTCGGCGGCCACAAAATATATGACTGATGATCGTTTTAGATGTAGTAAGTTATTTGGTGATCGAATTCAGTGGCTTTGTGAATGAAGAATATGGTCAGAAATGtggatttatgaatgaagaaCAATGTGGTCTGGGATCTGgctatatgaatgaaaaacatgGTCTGGGGTGTCGTTGTAGGAATGAAAAACATGGTCTGGGGTGTCGCTGTAAGAATGAAGAACATGGTCTGGGGTGTCGCTGTAAGAATGAAGAACATGGTCTGGGGTGTCGCTGTAAGAATGAAGAACATGGTCTAGGGTGTCGCTGTAAGAATGAAGAACATGGTCTAGGGTGTCGCTGTAAGAATGAAGAACATGGTCTGGGGTGTCGCTGTAAGAATGAAGAACATGGTCTGGGGTGTCGCTGTAAGAACGGAGAACATAGTCTGGGGTGTCGCTGtaagaatgaaaaatatggtCTGGGGTGTCGCTGTAAGAACGGAGAACATGGTCTGGGGTGTCGCTGTAAGAATGAAGAACATGGTCTGGGGTGTCGCTGTAAGAATGAAGAACATGGTCTGGGGTGTCGCTGTAAGAATGAAGAACATGGTCTGGGGTGTCGCTGTAAGAATGAAGAACATGGTCTAAGATGTGGCTATGTGAATGAAGAACGACATGGTCTGGGGTGTGGCTACTTGAAAATCCAgatccaataaaataaatttaatgctaaaacgacattaatatatacatataatgatgtcaaaaataaaataaaacatcacctgcatacaacatatttaataccACAATCATTACACTAACaaaatactatatacatatgtaactGTGTGTTACGGTCCTATGTACAGGCTTATACAACTAACGACAAAGTTGCGACTACCCTCATACGTCGCACGTGATGAAAAAAAacgttaagaaaataatatatatattcaaatttcagtACATCGTGACGCCTATCGATATAttagtatgtataatataatcggGAACCTTTAAAATCCATAgaaaaaacacacacatacatacatttgttgAGTAAAAATATGAGAATAATATGAATCACCaggtgaaaaatattatatacatacatatatatatacatacatatatatatttatatatatatatatgtatatatgtataatttaaacagaatAATCAATGTCAAAATTTCATATACACttaacagttaaaatattcacttgaatatcattattattataactattattattatataatttttttatataaatttacagtaTATATACATTCACATCCGAAacatgattaaaaatttaagaaacggaaaaaaaaaaacagacacGCGCCGGAGATATCCAACATGGCGTCTGTCGTGTCTCAATATAAACGTTGTGCGAGATTTAAATCCACATATATACtcagaaaaatacattaacacCAGTGTAATGTCATTCAACCGGAGCGCATTCCCGCGTTTGCATAAAAAAGTTAGGTCATGTCCCCCGGCGAGGTCGCATATCGCCGTGAAAATTCTCACACAACTACCCGCACGGCCCGCTGGCTATGTCGTAGCGGAAATGTGTCCGTACGGTTCGATATAGACGGGAAGTGGCGAGAATTAAttggttacaaaaaaaaaaaaaattatatatatgtgtgttggATAAGGAAGAAACAAGACTCGCAAAGACATGTATGTATTACAAATCGCACGGTTTATAGTGTCCGtgtccgtgtgtgtgtgtgtgggtgtgtgtgtgggGGGGGGGTTGGGGGTCGTATGTGAACGTCCTGTCGTCCGTACTATAGTCATTGCTTCAAGGCTCCGAGCCCCGTCCCCTCACTGCGTGACCGTTTAATTGTCCAAGTTGCACAGATGTAGCCTGCGCTGTTCTAATGATCAGCGTTTAAAAAACACGTAAAGCAAACACTATTCTTTCTCGGACTTCTTCCGCCGCCTCTTCTCCGTCTTCTCAGTCTTCTTCTTGCCCTTCTTCTCCGCCTCCGGCTCCGGCGACTTGAACTCCTGCTTTCTCTTCTTGGGCGGTGACTTTATTGGGGATTTCTTCTCCTGATTCTGCGGATCTTTCTTCGAGGATCTCAGCTGTTTCGGTGACAGCATCTCCTTTTCGGACGACGGTGGTTCCATCTCGCTATTCTCAGACTCCTTCTTGTCCTTCGTCTTAGCTTCTTTGGCGTTCTTCTCTCTCTCCCTCTCCTTTTCCTTCTCTTTCTCCTTCTCTTCCCCCGGTATCCCCAGGATCTCGGCCCACTGGTCCGGTGGGGGG
This sequence is a window from Danaus plexippus chromosome 29 unlocalized genomic scaffold, MEX_DaPlex mxdp_36, whole genome shotgun sequence. Protein-coding genes within it:
- the LOC116776814 gene encoding uncharacterized protein LOC116776814, producing MSCLSSFDSEAVGFDSASDDKKPMRTNSSQTTEFSEGGMGSQTNMSKDIGCLAQPEDIKPTEAQEYPPPGLNEFLRRVVPAMMDQLDQNNTEFLNNSSDSDEEEVIGARLFQEMQLRDGIGAGDHETSILGVTWSSAGNSLAVSIGQLHHETFCQTSGIIKVFTLKRSEDKFVHSLDISENNCVTVLKYHPNVAALLAYGTTSGEVVLCNLRNGSLDEGTQLTSPAGCHGSRRVSALQWADAPLANIYLLMQIHNKGKRRGAADQVLFSSGCDGTLNAWQVNSHSKVFENIICYNINGSKKVPVPDITCFDFFKSYPLRSAEEKSYNDVFVVGARSGQLFLCKVTPQTDSDPVYEVLQPHGTCVLDVSFSFQRPGIFVSISTDSEVRVYDINQNSPLRIICLDIPICCMSWLCGPCVVLGLAGCDELLRVYNICSGRAVPVSGLAGNATVTCVAVSQSGSCRIAAGDGSGALHLYELPSRRMRLTAEDLDF